One Megamonas hypermegale genomic window carries:
- the grpE gene encoding nucleotide exchange factor GrpE translates to MTSPEENKNTVAKETEVNENVTDTTADNTDNDAKESPAEQATDDLEAIKKELEAQKALLQESEEHYKRLQADFMNFRRRNEKEREDLSSVILQGLIKDLLPIIDNFERALAVEEAKGSPLHDGISMVYNQLITSLQKNGLEEIKAVGEKFDPNFHQAVMRVEDPEKEDNTVEEVLQKGYMVQGRVIRPSMVKVVAN, encoded by the coding sequence ATGACATCTCCAGAAGAAAATAAAAATACAGTAGCCAAAGAAACAGAAGTTAATGAAAATGTCACTGATACTACTGCTGATAATACTGATAATGATGCCAAAGAATCTCCTGCTGAACAAGCAACTGATGATTTAGAAGCTATAAAAAAAGAACTTGAAGCTCAAAAAGCTTTATTACAGGAAAGTGAAGAACATTACAAAAGACTGCAAGCAGATTTTATGAACTTCCGTCGTCGTAATGAAAAAGAACGCGAAGATTTATCCAGTGTAATTCTTCAAGGTCTTATAAAAGATTTACTTCCTATCATAGATAATTTTGAACGTGCTCTTGCTGTTGAAGAAGCCAAGGGCAGTCCACTTCACGATGGTATTTCCATGGTTTACAATCAGCTTATTACTTCTCTTCAGAAAAATGGTCTTGAAGAAATTAAAGCTGTCGGTGAAAAATTCGACCCTAATTTCCATCAAGCAGTAATGCGTGTAGAAGACCCTGAAAAAGAAGATAATACAGTTGAAGAAGTATTACAAAAAGGTTACATGGTACAAGGACGAGTAATTCGCCCAAGTATGGTAAAGGTTGTAGCTAACTAA
- a CDS encoding DUF2273 domain-containing protein, translating into MKEDILNFIKYQLKEHCGRTIGIVIGFIIALSILVFGFFSTLFVIICMGLGLFIGNKIDKSDSEFFEDLVYRIQRLLSPFSRRW; encoded by the coding sequence ATGAAGGAAGATATCTTAAATTTTATTAAATATCAACTAAAAGAGCATTGTGGTAGAACAATTGGTATTGTTATAGGTTTTATTATTGCATTATCTATATTGGTATTCGGTTTCTTTTCTACATTATTTGTGATAATCTGTATGGGACTAGGACTGTTTATCGGTAACAAAATAGATAAGAGCGATAGTGAATTTTTTGAAGACCTAGTTTATCGAATTCAACGATTGTTATCACCATTTTCTCGTCGTTGGTAA
- a CDS encoding TlyA family RNA methyltransferase, with protein sequence MAKKRLDVLLTEQNLAPSRERAKTTIMAGLVLVDGQKIDKAGTMVKEDAKIRILGDSIGYVSRGGLKLAKAIKEFKLDLKDLVVADIGASTGGFTDCSLQNGAKKVFAIDVGYGQLAWSLRTDERVVNMERTNIRYVTPEDIGEPINFASIDVAFISLDKVLPVAKTLLAPDGKIVALIKPQFEAGKEKVGKKGVVRDPKVHEEVIEKIVKLSTELDFVPRELTFSPVKGPEGNIEYLILLDLDKVHQSNIDDNLIKDIVTKAHAQLDK encoded by the coding sequence ATGGCTAAAAAACGTTTAGACGTTTTATTAACTGAACAAAATCTCGCGCCTAGTCGTGAACGTGCTAAAACAACCATAATGGCTGGATTGGTATTAGTAGATGGTCAAAAAATTGATAAAGCCGGTACTATGGTAAAAGAAGATGCTAAAATCCGTATTTTAGGTGATAGTATAGGTTATGTAAGTCGTGGTGGATTAAAATTAGCTAAAGCTATAAAAGAATTTAAACTCGATTTAAAAGATTTAGTAGTGGCAGATATAGGTGCTTCTACTGGCGGTTTTACAGATTGTTCTTTACAAAATGGTGCTAAAAAGGTTTTTGCTATTGATGTAGGCTATGGTCAATTGGCATGGTCTTTGCGTACTGATGAACGTGTTGTCAATATGGAACGAACTAATATTCGCTATGTTACACCGGAAGATATCGGCGAACCTATAAATTTTGCTTCAATTGATGTAGCATTCATTTCATTAGATAAAGTATTGCCTGTAGCTAAGACACTACTTGCTCCTGATGGAAAAATCGTGGCACTTATAAAACCGCAATTTGAAGCAGGTAAAGAAAAAGTCGGTAAAAAAGGTGTAGTACGCGACCCGAAAGTTCATGAAGAAGTCATTGAAAAAATTGTAAAATTGAGTACAGAACTTGATTTTGTGCCACGCGAATTAACTTTTTCACCAGTAAAAGGGCCAGAAGGTAATATTGAATATTTGATATTGCTTGATTTAGATAAGGTACATCAAAGTAATATAGATGATAATTTAATAAAAGATATAGTAACAAAGGCACATGCTCAATTAGACAAATAG
- a CDS encoding Asp23/Gls24 family envelope stress response protein has product MSETTKGTSNELGTIRIADEVVSIIAGLAATEVEGVAGMSGGIASGIAETLGRKNFSKGVKVEVGEKEAAVDLYIIVKYGSRIPDVALNVQESVKNAIENMTGLNTVEVNVHVQGVGFPEDVKEEEVRVR; this is encoded by the coding sequence ATGTCTGAAACTACAAAAGGAACAAGTAACGAATTAGGTACTATCCGTATTGCTGACGAAGTTGTTAGCATTATTGCTGGTCTCGCAGCTACAGAAGTTGAAGGTGTTGCTGGCATGAGCGGCGGCATTGCAAGTGGTATTGCAGAAACACTTGGTCGTAAGAATTTCTCTAAAGGTGTAAAAGTTGAAGTTGGCGAAAAAGAAGCAGCTGTGGATTTATATATTATCGTAAAATATGGTTCACGTATTCCAGACGTTGCTCTTAATGTACAGGAAAGTGTAAAAAATGCCATTGAAAATATGACAGGTCTTAATACTGTAGAAGTAAACGTTCATGTACAGGGTGTAGGCTTCCCTGAAGATGTAAAAGAAGAAGAAGTACGTGTCCGCTAA
- the xseB gene encoding exodeoxyribonuclease VII small subunit → MGRKKLTFENAMESLEEIVQQLETGDIPLNELIDKYNEGMKLSAFCLSELSRAEQIINTEITVDKDNKIVETKLNLEGE, encoded by the coding sequence ATGGGTAGAAAAAAATTAACTTTTGAAAATGCTATGGAATCTTTAGAAGAAATTGTACAACAGTTGGAAACTGGAGATATTCCATTAAATGAATTGATAGATAAATATAATGAAGGAATGAAATTATCTGCGTTTTGTTTATCTGAGTTAAGTAGAGCAGAACAGATAATCAATACTGAAATAACTGTAGATAAAGATAATAAGATAGTTGAAACAAAATTAAATTTAGAAGGTGAATAA
- the dxs gene encoding 1-deoxy-D-xylulose-5-phosphate synthase: MNILEQIKSPADLKYLSIPKMQALATQIRELIIKTVSQNGGHLAPCLGTVELTLALHKVFSCPRDKIVWDVGHQAYTHKILTGRRDKFSTLRKKNGITGFPNRFESIYDAFGAGHASTSISAALGMAVARDLNHENYNVIAVIGDGAMTGGEALEGLNNAGISKRKMIVILNDNEMSIAPNVGALSEYLSLIRVNEKYRRAKKDVHRILSSIPRIGNSVLKTANYVKDGFRNAIVPGGFFESLGFTYIGPTDGNNLEDLINVLEKIKINMDGPVLLHVQTKKGKGYIPAERHPDKFHGIGKFDIATGKPIVSDSIIPTYTAVFSQALVDLAAQDKNITAITAAMPSGTGLQKFSELYPSRFFDVGIAEEHAVTFAAGQATQGKHPIVAIYSTFSQRAYDQIIHDVALQNLPVVLCLDRAGLVGEDGPTHHGVFDMAYIRQIPNMVCMAPKDENELRQMLYSAIKYNSPCTIRYPRGSACGVEIQEEFSLVEKGKGELLSIGDDIAIIAVGSMVQEAIKAREELLNEKINCSVINARFIKPLDANLILATARKVKFIVTVEEGILAGGFGSAVLELLSDNNIYDVSVIRLGIKDKFIEQGTRQEILDECNLNSKSIVNAVKNFINGSDK, encoded by the coding sequence ATGAATATCTTAGAGCAAATTAAATCTCCTGCTGATTTAAAATATCTATCAATACCAAAAATGCAGGCATTGGCTACGCAAATTCGTGAGTTAATTATAAAAACAGTTTCACAAAATGGTGGTCATTTAGCACCGTGTCTTGGTACAGTAGAACTTACATTAGCACTGCATAAGGTTTTTTCTTGTCCGCGCGATAAAATAGTTTGGGATGTTGGTCATCAAGCATATACACATAAGATTTTAACTGGTAGGCGAGATAAATTTTCAACATTGCGTAAAAAAAATGGAATTACGGGTTTTCCTAATCGTTTTGAAAGCATATATGATGCCTTTGGTGCAGGTCATGCAAGTACATCAATATCAGCAGCACTTGGTATGGCTGTTGCTAGAGATTTAAACCACGAAAATTATAATGTCATTGCTGTTATCGGTGATGGAGCAATGACAGGTGGAGAAGCTTTAGAAGGGCTTAATAATGCAGGAATTTCTAAACGTAAGATGATTGTTATTTTAAATGATAATGAAATGTCTATTGCACCAAATGTAGGTGCTTTATCAGAATATTTATCTTTAATTCGCGTTAATGAAAAATATCGTCGTGCTAAAAAAGATGTGCATAGAATTTTAAGCAGCATACCGCGCATTGGTAATTCTGTGTTAAAAACAGCTAATTATGTGAAAGACGGCTTTAGAAATGCCATTGTACCAGGTGGTTTTTTTGAAAGTTTAGGATTTACGTATATTGGGCCAACTGATGGAAATAATTTAGAAGACTTAATTAATGTTTTAGAAAAAATAAAAATAAATATGGATGGTCCTGTCCTATTGCATGTACAGACTAAAAAAGGAAAAGGCTATATTCCTGCAGAACGTCATCCAGATAAATTCCATGGTATTGGTAAATTTGATATTGCTACAGGAAAACCAATAGTTTCGGATAGCATTATTCCAACTTATACAGCAGTTTTCAGTCAAGCACTTGTGGATTTAGCGGCACAGGATAAAAATATTACAGCTATTACAGCTGCTATGCCGTCTGGTACAGGTTTGCAAAAGTTTTCTGAACTGTATCCAAGTCGTTTCTTTGATGTAGGTATTGCTGAAGAACATGCTGTTACTTTTGCAGCAGGTCAAGCAACACAGGGTAAACATCCTATTGTAGCTATTTATTCAACCTTTTCACAGCGCGCTTATGACCAGATTATTCATGATGTAGCATTGCAGAATTTACCAGTTGTTTTATGCCTTGATAGAGCAGGACTTGTCGGTGAAGATGGACCGACACATCATGGTGTTTTTGATATGGCATATATTCGACAAATTCCTAATATGGTTTGTATGGCACCAAAAGACGAAAATGAATTGCGCCAAATGCTCTATAGCGCGATAAAATACAATAGCCCGTGTACTATTCGCTATCCACGTGGCAGTGCTTGTGGCGTGGAAATTCAAGAAGAATTTAGCTTAGTGGAAAAAGGCAAGGGTGAATTATTGTCCATAGGTGATGATATAGCAATTATAGCTGTTGGTTCTATGGTACAAGAAGCTATAAAAGCAAGAGAAGAACTTTTAAATGAAAAGATAAATTGTTCTGTGATTAATGCTCGTTTTATCAAACCATTAGATGCTAATTTAATCTTAGCTACAGCTCGCAAGGTTAAATTTATTGTGACTGTAGAAGAAGGAATTTTAGCAGGAGGATTTGGCAGTGCTGTTTTAGAGTTGTTAAGTGATAATAATATATATGATGTGTCAGTAATTCGCCTTGGTATAAAAGATAAATTTATTGAGCAAGGTACTCGTCAAGAAATTCTTGATGAATGTAATTTAAATAGCAAATCAATTGTTAATGCAGTTAAAAACTTTATAAATGGAAGTGATAAATAA
- the amaP gene encoding alkaline shock response membrane anchor protein AmaP, producing the protein MNVINRIILFFYALAFGAVSLLVIALYTRIFSDAQVWNEFLYLCSRWETLAVAIVVLICSLYLWLQSISSHSNDVTANEAVIVQGKMGQVRISLVALKNMADKIAVSTAGVRDVKVRIKMTKAATKDKTLIPSFKLRLVVSETYNIVTISDDIRYRLNDYLSKYIGIENTKIEIDVKSISDDPSEGKRHVV; encoded by the coding sequence ATGAACGTTATAAATCGTATCATCCTATTCTTTTACGCCTTGGCATTTGGTGCTGTTTCACTTCTAGTAATAGCGTTATATACAAGAATTTTTTCTGATGCGCAAGTTTGGAATGAATTCTTATATTTATGCAGTAGATGGGAAACACTTGCCGTAGCTATCGTCGTGTTAATCTGTAGTTTATATCTATGGTTACAGAGTATTTCTTCGCACAGCAATGATGTAACAGCTAACGAAGCTGTTATAGTGCAAGGAAAAATGGGACAAGTGCGTATCTCTTTAGTGGCTTTAAAGAATATGGCTGATAAGATTGCCGTTTCCACTGCAGGCGTCCGCGACGTAAAAGTTAGAATAAAAATGACTAAGGCAGCTACCAAGGATAAAACTTTAATACCTAGTTTTAAATTGCGTTTAGTTGTTAGTGAAACGTATAATATCGTAACAATAAGTGATGATATCAGATATCGTCTTAATGATTATTTATCTAAATACATTGGTATTGAAAATACTAAAATAGAGATAGATGTTAAGAGTATATCGGATGATCCTTCTGAAGGCAAAAGACACGTAGTATAA
- the dnaK gene encoding molecular chaperone DnaK produces the protein MSKVIGIDLGTTNSVVAVMEGGEPTVITNPEGSRLTPSVVGFTKDGERLIGQLAKRQAVSNPDRTIASIKRHMGEVDYKVNIDGKSYTPPEISAMILQKLKGDAEKYLGETVTQAVITVPAYFNDSQRQATKDAGKIAGLDVLRIVNEPTAAALAYGLDKGENGTILVFDLGGGTFDVSILNLDDGMFQVVATNGNTHLGGDDFDNAVMNWMVEEFKKSNGIDLSQDKMAAQRLKEAAEKAKIELSSMTSTNINLPFITADATGPKHLDLTLTRAKFDELTADLVEATVEPTRKAMADAGLSASEIDKIILVGGSSRIPAVQEAIRKYFGKEPSHGVNPDECVAVGAAIQAGILSGELNDKNIVLLDVTPLSLGIETLGGICTRMIERNTAIPTSKSQVFSTAADNQPAVTIRVFQGEREMAADNKLLGTFELTDIPPAPRGVPQIQVTFDIDSNGIVHVSAKDLGTGKEQNITIKSDSGMSKEDIDRMVKEAQAHEAEDKKRKEAVETRNNADALVFQAEKTIKDLGDKADAGTVSKVKDGIEGVKTALKGNDTEAIKKAMEELQKPLYELSAAAYQQAQQAQQQAGGANAGAGAQQQSQPKDDGTVDAEFKDVTDK, from the coding sequence ATGTCCAAAGTAATTGGTATTGACTTAGGTACTACTAACTCTGTAGTAGCTGTTATGGAAGGCGGCGAACCTACCGTTATCACAAATCCAGAAGGTAGCAGACTTACTCCTTCAGTTGTAGGTTTCACAAAAGATGGTGAACGCCTCATCGGTCAGCTTGCAAAACGTCAAGCCGTATCCAATCCAGATAGAACAATCGCTTCAATCAAACGTCATATGGGTGAAGTTGATTATAAAGTAAATATTGATGGTAAATCTTATACACCACCTGAAATTTCTGCTATGATTTTACAGAAATTAAAAGGCGATGCTGAAAAATATCTCGGCGAAACAGTAACTCAAGCAGTTATCACTGTTCCTGCTTACTTCAACGATAGCCAGCGTCAAGCAACTAAAGACGCAGGTAAAATCGCAGGTCTTGATGTACTTCGTATCGTAAACGAACCAACAGCAGCAGCTCTTGCTTATGGTCTTGATAAAGGCGAAAACGGCACAATCCTCGTATTCGACCTTGGCGGTGGTACATTTGATGTATCTATCTTAAACCTCGATGATGGTATGTTCCAGGTTGTTGCTACAAATGGTAACACTCATTTAGGTGGCGATGACTTCGATAACGCTGTTATGAACTGGATGGTTGAAGAATTCAAAAAATCCAACGGCATTGATTTATCTCAAGATAAAATGGCTGCTCAGCGTCTTAAAGAAGCTGCTGAAAAAGCAAAAATCGAATTATCCAGTATGACTTCTACTAACATCAACTTACCATTCATCACAGCTGATGCTACTGGTCCTAAACATCTTGATTTAACACTTACTCGTGCTAAATTCGATGAACTCACAGCAGACCTCGTTGAAGCAACTGTTGAACCAACTCGTAAAGCAATGGCAGATGCTGGACTCTCTGCTTCTGAAATTGATAAAATCATCCTCGTTGGTGGTTCTTCTCGTATCCCAGCTGTACAAGAAGCTATTAGAAAATACTTCGGTAAAGAACCTAGCCATGGTGTAAACCCTGATGAATGCGTTGCAGTAGGTGCAGCTATTCAGGCTGGTATCTTATCCGGTGAACTCAATGATAAAAACATCGTATTACTCGATGTAACTCCACTTTCTCTTGGTATCGAAACTCTCGGCGGTATCTGCACTCGCATGATTGAAAGAAATACTGCAATTCCTACATCTAAGAGCCAAGTATTCTCCACTGCAGCAGATAATCAGCCAGCTGTTACAATTCGCGTATTCCAGGGCGAACGTGAAATGGCTGCTGACAACAAATTACTCGGTACTTTCGAATTAACTGATATTCCACCAGCTCCAAGAGGAGTTCCTCAGATTCAGGTTACATTTGATATCGACTCCAACGGTATCGTTCATGTATCCGCAAAAGACCTCGGTACTGGTAAAGAACAAAATATCACAATCAAATCCGATAGCGGCATGAGCAAAGAAGATATCGACCGCATGGTTAAAGAAGCTCAAGCTCATGAAGCAGAAGATAAAAAACGTAAAGAAGCTGTAGAAACAAGAAATAATGCAGATGCTTTAGTATTCCAAGCAGAAAAAACTATTAAAGATTTAGGCGATAAAGCTGACGCTGGTACTGTTTCTAAAGTTAAAGACGGCATCGAAGGCGTTAAAACTGCATTAAAAGGTAATGACACTGAAGCAATCAAAAAAGCTATGGAAGAATTACAAAAACCACTTTATGAATTAAGTGCAGCAGCTTATCAACAAGCTCAACAGGCACAACAACAAGCAGGCGGCGCTAATGCTGGTGCAGGTGCACAACAACAAAGCCAACCAAAAGATGATGGCACTGTTGATGCTGAATTCAAAGATGTAACAGACAAATAA
- the hrcA gene encoding heat-inducible transcriptional repressor HrcA, with protein sequence MLDERKQRILRAIVDDYISTAEPIGSRTIAKKYGLGISPATIRNEMADLETLGYIKHLHTSSGRIPSSKGYRFYVDDLLTLEQLSEDEKNLINHWYATKARSVEGIFRETSRIISQLTKNISLVLAPQLSQTAFRYLRFLPLDSSHVIAIIMTDAGFINNKVIAVPSGVTFKDFENIANVFNSYLKGRNLRDISMASIRKIRGETVNTTVFNAIINIIDEAMAQDKKNRLYLGGAGQLMEQPEFHNIDNVKRILSMLEQETLLCNILQEQRNKGLAVTIGQENKYNDIKDCSIISVTYHLDGKPVATLAVLGPTRMDYGKIISLLEFMNTNLADIFHRLHL encoded by the coding sequence ATGCTAGATGAAAGAAAACAACGCATTCTCCGAGCCATTGTAGATGATTATATATCTACAGCAGAGCCTATCGGCTCCCGAACAATCGCCAAAAAATACGGTTTGGGAATTAGCCCTGCTACTATTCGTAATGAAATGGCTGATTTGGAAACGCTTGGTTATATCAAGCATCTCCATACATCATCGGGGCGCATCCCTTCATCAAAAGGTTATCGTTTTTATGTAGATGACCTCTTAACGTTGGAACAATTGTCGGAGGATGAGAAAAATCTTATCAACCATTGGTATGCCACTAAAGCACGTTCAGTAGAAGGAATTTTTCGTGAAACAAGTCGCATAATTTCTCAATTAACCAAAAATATTTCTTTAGTTTTGGCACCGCAATTATCTCAAACAGCTTTCAGATATCTACGTTTTCTGCCACTCGACAGCTCTCATGTCATAGCAATTATAATGACAGATGCAGGCTTTATTAATAATAAGGTTATCGCAGTTCCAAGCGGTGTAACTTTTAAGGATTTTGAAAACATCGCGAATGTTTTTAACTCTTATTTAAAGGGTCGCAATCTTCGTGATATCAGCATGGCTTCAATTCGCAAAATTCGTGGTGAAACAGTAAATACCACAGTGTTCAATGCCATAATCAATATAATTGATGAGGCTATGGCTCAAGACAAAAAAAATCGCCTTTATTTAGGCGGAGCTGGACAACTGATGGAACAACCAGAATTTCACAATATAGATAATGTAAAACGAATTTTATCCATGCTAGAGCAAGAAACCTTACTTTGTAACATCTTACAAGAACAACGCAACAAAGGATTAGCTGTTACGATTGGGCAAGAAAATAAATATAATGATATAAAAGATTGCAGTATCATAAGTGTAACATATCATTTAGATGGCAAACCCGTTGCAACCTTAGCTGTTTTAGGTCCGACGCGTATGGATTACGGCAAAATTATTTCATTGCTAGAATTTATGAATACAAATCTTGCCGATATATTTCATCGCTTACATTTGTAG
- the nusB gene encoding transcription antitermination factor NusB: MSRRQAREIALQSLFQLDFNASSNEEAINHALEHTKISSGDCDYVNLLVNGTRENLEAIDKMIADKSKDWKVERMSGIDRNIVRLAIFEMNFSSDKLVPNIAINEAVELAKKFGTDDSARFVNGILGSMIK, from the coding sequence ATGAGTCGCAGACAAGCGAGAGAAATCGCATTGCAGTCACTGTTTCAATTGGATTTTAATGCAAGCAGTAATGAAGAAGCTATAAATCATGCTTTAGAGCATACAAAAATTTCATCTGGTGACTGTGATTATGTAAATTTATTAGTTAATGGTACTAGAGAAAACTTAGAAGCTATTGATAAAATGATAGCAGATAAATCCAAAGATTGGAAAGTTGAACGCATGTCAGGCATTGACAGAAATATTGTTCGTTTAGCTATATTTGAAATGAATTTCAGTTCAGATAAATTAGTGCCTAATATAGCAATCAATGAAGCTGTTGAGTTGGCAAAAAAATTTGGTACAGATGATTCTGCCCGTTTTGTTAATGGTATTTTAGGTTCAATGATTAAATAA
- a CDS encoding polyprenyl synthetase family protein gives MMREYLQRKIELVNKELDSIYLEQDALNSTLAKSMNYSLMAGGKRLRPVLLMAAADAVGANGENFVHLATSIEMIHTYSLIHDDLPAMDNDDYRRGKLTNHKVFGDGVAVLAGDALLTMAFEVIADSPNVDVAKKLKIVKEISHAAGPEGMVGGQVIDLESEGKHIDMNTLQKMHRAKTGALFCAAIRSGAILGDATDKQLEALTEYARQFGLAFQITDDILDVTGDEASIGKPVGSDEKNHKSTYVTLGSLQSAKDLAQKAVDNAKEALKDFGTEADFLREIVDYLISRKK, from the coding sequence ATGATGAGAGAATATTTACAAAGAAAAATCGAATTAGTAAATAAGGAACTCGATAGTATTTATTTAGAACAAGATGCTTTAAATTCTACTTTGGCAAAATCCATGAATTACAGTTTAATGGCAGGTGGAAAAAGATTACGCCCTGTTTTATTGATGGCGGCAGCTGATGCAGTGGGAGCAAATGGTGAAAATTTTGTGCATTTAGCGACTTCTATTGAAATGATTCATACGTATTCGCTAATTCATGATGATTTACCAGCTATGGATAATGATGATTATCGTAGAGGAAAGTTGACTAATCATAAGGTATTTGGTGATGGTGTAGCTGTTCTAGCAGGTGATGCACTGCTTACAATGGCATTTGAAGTGATAGCCGATAGCCCTAATGTTGATGTGGCAAAAAAATTAAAAATAGTAAAAGAAATAAGCCATGCAGCAGGACCTGAGGGAATGGTTGGTGGTCAAGTAATTGATTTAGAATCAGAAGGTAAACATATTGATATGAATACCTTGCAAAAGATGCATAGAGCAAAAACAGGTGCATTATTCTGTGCTGCCATTCGTTCTGGAGCGATTTTAGGTGATGCAACTGATAAACAGCTTGAAGCATTGACTGAATATGCACGTCAATTTGGATTGGCTTTTCAAATCACCGATGATATTTTAGATGTTACAGGTGATGAAGCATCTATTGGCAAACCAGTAGGTAGCGATGAAAAAAATCATAAATCCACTTACGTTACACTAGGTAGTTTACAATCAGCAAAGGATTTGGCTCAAAAAGCAGTAGATAATGCTAAAGAAGCATTAAAAGATTTTGGCACTGAAGCAGATTTTTTGCGTGAAATAGTGGATTATTTGATTTCACGTAAAAAATAA
- the xseA gene encoding exodeoxyribonuclease VII large subunit, which yields MSDKIYTVSQLNKYIKQRFEDDIILNSVMIRGEISNFKVHTSGHCYFTLKDTSASIKCVAFRSFAMRLRFAPQNGMKVIAKGYVSIYERDGAYQLYVQGLVPEGIGELSLALEQLKEKLSKEGLFDSKYKKPLPFYPKKIGVVTSRTGAVIRDICHVAKRRNPLVKIVLYSVLVQGEEASTQICEGINFFNEKYPVDVLIVGRGGGSMEDLWAFNEEKVVRAIFNSKIPVISAVGHETDYSLSDLVSDVRAATPSQAAELAVPERDGLINYIDTLQKELNYKYYKQIESKKSQLQMLLQNSLLMHKDKLLISKQQQMDLLIERLYKSAQISFKDKLHQATLLNEKLQTLNPINILKRGYSLTKKQNQFIKSVKDVQQNDFLQIVLADGTIKVKVIDIDKQDK from the coding sequence ATGTCGGATAAAATCTATACTGTAAGTCAATTAAATAAATATATAAAGCAGCGTTTTGAAGATGATATTATCCTAAATAGTGTGATGATAAGAGGTGAAATTTCTAACTTCAAGGTTCATACTTCAGGGCACTGCTATTTTACTTTAAAAGATACCTCCGCTAGTATTAAATGTGTGGCATTTCGCTCATTCGCTATGAGACTGAGATTTGCTCCTCAAAATGGAATGAAAGTCATTGCAAAGGGATATGTCTCCATATATGAGCGAGATGGTGCATATCAATTATACGTGCAAGGATTAGTGCCTGAAGGCATCGGTGAATTAAGCCTTGCTTTAGAACAATTGAAGGAAAAATTGAGCAAAGAAGGACTTTTTGATAGTAAATATAAAAAGCCATTGCCCTTTTATCCTAAAAAAATAGGTGTGGTAACTTCTCGTACAGGTGCTGTCATTAGAGATATCTGTCATGTAGCGAAAAGGCGTAATCCTTTGGTTAAAATAGTTCTTTACTCTGTATTAGTTCAAGGCGAAGAAGCAAGCACACAGATTTGTGAAGGTATAAATTTTTTTAATGAAAAATATCCTGTAGATGTGCTTATCGTTGGTCGTGGCGGTGGTTCTATGGAAGATTTATGGGCTTTTAATGAGGAAAAAGTCGTTAGAGCTATTTTTAATTCCAAAATCCCTGTAATATCGGCTGTCGGTCATGAAACAGACTATTCGCTATCAGATTTAGTCAGTGATGTGCGAGCTGCTACACCTTCACAGGCGGCAGAACTTGCTGTTCCGGAACGTGATGGTTTAATCAATTATATAGATACTTTGCAAAAAGAGCTCAATTATAAATACTATAAACAAATTGAAAGCAAAAAAAGTCAATTACAAATGCTTTTACAAAATAGTTTGCTAATGCATAAAGATAAATTATTGATATCAAAGCAACAGCAAATGGACTTATTGATAGAACGGTTATATAAAAGTGCGCAAATAAGCTTTAAAGATAAACTTCATCAAGCAACGTTATTAAATGAAAAATTACAGACATTAAATCCTATTAATATATTAAAACGCGGTTATAGTTTAACGAAGAAGCAAAATCAATTTATAAAATCGGTAAAAGATGTACAGCAAAATGATTTTTTGCAAATAGTTTTAGCTGACGGTACAATAAAGGTAAAGGTAATTGATATAGACAAGCAGGATAAATGA